The Hymenobacter sp. GOD-10R genome includes a window with the following:
- a CDS encoding CehA/McbA family metallohydrolase — MRVTKRFLLLLGVLSFALAHLATAQSVTSISKKGHIPADSLFKLVYVPIDVPTGIAELRVKEIYSQQGKNVLNLGIYGPEGYQMGNTAGFRGWSGGAKTEFFLNAQEASTGYIPGKIKPGRWHILIYPSTILPEGIDWELAVSLVPGPDKPAFQLMPAPASVNNQPGWYRGDLHMHTLHSDGKRTPQELVNEAVAQGLDFIVSTEHNTNSANLSWGKYAPKNLLIINGEEVTTTAFGHWNAMGLSPTTLIEWRYTSQDKAVTKYLAQVHADSGLAIINHAFYTKECINGFGFDVKDFDGIEVWNGQWDALDELALKWWDDLLRAGTAKLAVADSDTHTAAPSPNQLGRPQTVVKAKSLSRSGIMQGLRKGNAYLSADNKLRLTLTATAGAATANLGDRLPAVVGKKVQVAFTLQQIPAQAVVTLHGEKGVLFTEQAAIGKAATWHWTVPAGATKYVRVEVRTPQGEMLALTNPIWLG; from the coding sequence ATGCGAGTTACGAAGCGTTTCCTGCTGTTGCTAGGTGTGCTGAGCTTCGCGCTAGCGCACCTAGCAACAGCTCAGTCTGTTACTAGTATCAGCAAGAAGGGGCACATCCCCGCGGATAGCCTGTTCAAGCTGGTGTACGTGCCCATCGACGTGCCGACGGGCATTGCGGAGCTGCGGGTGAAGGAAATCTACTCGCAGCAAGGAAAGAACGTTCTGAACCTAGGTATTTACGGGCCAGAGGGCTACCAGATGGGTAATACGGCGGGTTTCCGGGGCTGGTCGGGTGGGGCGAAGACGGAGTTCTTTCTCAATGCGCAGGAGGCCTCCACGGGGTACATACCCGGCAAGATCAAGCCCGGCCGCTGGCACATTCTAATTTATCCTTCCACGATTTTGCCGGAGGGAATTGACTGGGAGCTAGCCGTATCGCTAGTGCCCGGCCCCGATAAACCGGCATTCCAACTAATGCCCGCGCCGGCTTCGGTAAACAATCAACCCGGCTGGTACCGCGGCGATTTGCACATGCACACGCTGCACTCTGACGGCAAGCGCACCCCGCAAGAGCTAGTGAACGAAGCCGTGGCCCAAGGCCTAGACTTCATCGTCTCGACCGAGCACAACACTAACAGCGCCAACCTGAGCTGGGGCAAGTACGCGCCTAAGAACCTGCTCATTATTAACGGGGAGGAAGTGACCACCACGGCCTTCGGGCACTGGAATGCCATGGGCCTGTCGCCCACCACGCTCATCGAGTGGCGCTACACCTCCCAGGATAAAGCCGTAACAAAATACCTAGCCCAAGTGCACGCCGATAGCGGCCTGGCTATCATCAACCACGCTTTTTACACCAAGGAGTGCATCAACGGCTTCGGGTTTGATGTCAAGGACTTTGATGGCATCGAAGTCTGGAACGGTCAGTGGGATGCCCTCGACGAACTCGCGCTGAAGTGGTGGGACGACCTCTTGCGTGCCGGCACGGCTAAGCTGGCCGTGGCCGATAGTGACACGCACACAGCGGCGCCTTCTCCCAACCAGCTCGGTCGACCCCAAACCGTGGTGAAGGCTAAAAGCTTGTCGCGCAGCGGGATCATGCAAGGGTTGCGGAAGGGCAATGCCTACCTGAGTGCCGATAACAAGCTGAGGTTGACCCTAACGGCTACTGCCGGCGCCGCTACCGCCAACCTAGGTGACCGGCTGCCTGCTGTGGTTGGGAAAAAGGTCCAAGTAGCTTTTACCTTGCAGCAAATACCCGCTCAGGCAGTCGTGACGCTGCACGGGGAGAAGGGCGTTCTGTTCACGGAGCAAGCTGCCATCGGCAAAGCTGCCACTTGGCACTGGACCGTTCCGGCCGGTGCGACGAAGTACGTGCGGGTGGAAGTGCGCACGCCTCAGGGCGAGATGCTAGCCTTAACAAACCCGATCTGGTTGGGCTAG
- a CDS encoding helix-turn-helix domain-containing protein gives MTKPEISECVQTMQALRNALLVVNGKWKLQIIVALNAGTRHFRGLERSVPGISTKVLAKELKDLEAHQFIARTVHPGPPVLVEYHALPYARTLDPVIEVLKAWGLQHQQRLEAGNAVSV, from the coding sequence ATGACTAAACCCGAAATCTCTGAATGTGTCCAAACGATGCAGGCCTTGCGCAACGCGCTGCTGGTCGTGAATGGCAAGTGGAAGCTGCAAATCATTGTGGCGCTCAATGCCGGCACCCGGCATTTCCGCGGCTTGGAGCGCAGCGTGCCGGGTATCTCCACCAAAGTGCTGGCCAAGGAGTTGAAGGATTTAGAAGCTCACCAGTTCATTGCTCGCACGGTGCACCCCGGTCCGCCGGTGCTGGTCGAATACCACGCGCTACCCTATGCGCGCACGCTCGACCCCGTCATTGAGGTCCTGAAAGCGTGGGGCCTGCAGCATCAGCAGCGCTTAGAAGCGGGCAATGCGGTGTCGGTGTAG
- a CDS encoding FMN-dependent NADH-azoreductase — MQILQIISSARGAESYSTQLSQGIIDKLLAAQPGSSVVVRDVAKAPFPHLEEAHLQAYFTPAEGRSPEQQEAVRHSDEAIAQVMAADVLVIGVPFYNFSIASSLKSWLDHLTRANITFRYTPTGPEGLIKGKKVYLALASGGIYSEGPMQPYDFATPYLRWMLAFLGLTDVTVARAEGVKLPEFQPTALQKGIDSVAV; from the coding sequence ATGCAGATTCTGCAAATCATTTCCAGCGCCCGTGGTGCTGAGTCGTACAGCACGCAACTCAGCCAGGGCATCATCGACAAGCTGTTGGCCGCCCAGCCCGGCAGCAGTGTCGTCGTGCGCGACGTGGCCAAGGCCCCATTCCCACACCTTGAAGAGGCGCACCTCCAAGCCTACTTCACGCCCGCCGAGGGCCGCTCGCCCGAGCAACAGGAAGCCGTGCGTCACTCCGACGAGGCCATTGCACAAGTCATGGCCGCTGATGTTCTGGTCATTGGAGTACCGTTCTACAACTTCAGCATTGCCTCCTCGCTCAAGTCGTGGCTCGACCATCTCACGCGGGCGAACATCACCTTCCGCTACACGCCCACCGGCCCGGAGGGGCTTATCAAAGGCAAGAAGGTATACCTAGCCCTGGCCAGCGGCGGCATCTACTCCGAAGGGCCGATGCAACCTTATGATTTTGCCACACCTTACCTGCGCTGGATGCTCGCCTTCCTTGGTCTGACCGACGTAACCGTGGCCAGGGCCGAAGGGGTTAAGCTGCCCGAGTTTCAACCTACTGCCTTGCAAAAGGGCATTGACAGCGTAGCCGTATAA
- a CDS encoding GDSL-type esterase/lipase family protein produces the protein MQWYQDDIRRLEQKPATKSDRPKVVFYGSSTFTRWGEELERCFPQIEAVNLGFGGSTLAACAWFFARVVPRQQPDYLFVYAGDNDLGDGRNPEEVVLFFEQLLARVQAALGKIPVCFISIKPSIARQHLRGNIEYANYCIGQLIEQQGTPLYYLDLYHHMLDERGQPQSALFDPDGLHLSPQGYALWQREIGAQLARMLPPPGQT, from the coding sequence ATGCAGTGGTACCAAGACGATATCCGACGCCTGGAGCAGAAGCCAGCAACCAAGTCCGATCGGCCGAAAGTGGTGTTTTATGGCAGTTCCACCTTCACCCGCTGGGGGGAGGAACTGGAGCGGTGCTTCCCGCAGATTGAGGCCGTTAACCTAGGGTTTGGCGGGTCGACGTTGGCGGCCTGCGCCTGGTTTTTCGCCCGGGTTGTGCCGCGCCAACAACCCGATTACCTCTTCGTGTACGCCGGCGACAACGACCTGGGTGACGGCCGCAACCCCGAGGAAGTGGTGCTGTTTTTTGAGCAGCTGTTGGCGCGCGTGCAGGCAGCGCTAGGCAAAATCCCCGTGTGCTTTATTTCCATTAAGCCTAGCATCGCCCGCCAGCACCTGCGCGGCAACATCGAGTACGCCAACTACTGCATCGGGCAGTTGATCGAGCAGCAGGGCACCCCGCTCTATTACCTCGACCTCTACCACCACATGCTGGACGAACGAGGCCAGCCCCAATCCGCGCTCTTTGACCCCGATGGCTTGCACCTCTCGCCGCAAGGCTACGCGCTGTGGCAGCGAGAAATCGGGGCGCAGCTAGCGCGTATGCTGCCCCCGCCTGGGCAGACCTAG
- a CDS encoding histidine kinase: MARYRTLLNHLAFWTLFLGVAVVFDTIARNQGAFSAWLYLRQFTDLFTLARLGRVMFTFYLSLWVFTRFFFPRQVVVILLQILLLGVFDSVLGYVLEQKIIGPLTGQWFSPPGTPVLGFTLRDLTTSWLYVLLAFLFKHLRDQRRTEALQNEKNALELAYLKSQLNPHFLFNTLNNLYGLALTEPERTPDVVLKLAELMRYVLYESNEHYVPLTKEIDYLTSYIGLEKLRHEGEVHVDFRVTGAVSHLRIAPLLLICFVENAFKHGTVTDATYPVALHLTASGDTLTFTTRNRIVPKQKDPVGGIGLPSVRRRLALLYPDQHKLATGQENDIFRCHLELTT, translated from the coding sequence ATGGCCCGTTACCGCACCCTGCTCAACCACCTAGCTTTCTGGACTCTATTTCTGGGCGTAGCGGTTGTGTTCGACACCATTGCGCGAAACCAGGGCGCGTTCAGTGCTTGGCTGTATTTGCGCCAGTTTACGGATCTTTTCACCCTAGCCCGACTGGGGCGCGTTATGTTCACCTTCTACCTGAGTTTGTGGGTGTTCACGCGGTTCTTCTTCCCCCGCCAGGTGGTCGTTATTCTCTTGCAGATCTTGCTACTCGGCGTTTTCGATTCGGTGCTGGGGTATGTTCTAGAGCAGAAAATAATTGGGCCGCTCACCGGCCAATGGTTCTCGCCGCCGGGTACGCCGGTGCTAGGGTTCACCCTGCGCGACCTGACTACCAGCTGGTTGTATGTGCTACTAGCCTTTCTGTTCAAGCACTTGCGCGACCAGCGGCGTACCGAAGCCTTGCAGAACGAGAAGAACGCATTGGAGCTAGCTTACCTGAAATCGCAACTCAACCCGCATTTCCTGTTCAACACCCTCAACAACCTCTACGGCCTAGCCCTCACCGAGCCCGAGCGCACGCCCGACGTAGTGCTGAAGCTAGCCGAGCTAATGCGCTACGTGCTGTATGAGTCGAACGAGCACTACGTGCCGCTCACGAAGGAAATTGACTACCTAACTAGCTACATCGGCCTGGAAAAGCTGCGGCACGAAGGTGAGGTTCATGTTGATTTCAGGGTAACAGGGGCCGTCAGCCACCTTCGCATTGCCCCGCTCCTGCTAATCTGCTTTGTGGAGAATGCCTTCAAGCACGGCACCGTCACCGATGCCACTTACCCCGTTGCATTGCACCTGACGGCCTCCGGAGACACGCTCACCTTCACGACGCGCAACCGCATCGTACCCAAACAAAAAGACCCGGTGGGAGGCATTGGTCTACCTAGCGTGCGGCGCCGACTAGCCCTGCTCTACCCTGACCAGCACAAGCTAGCTACTGGCCAAGAAAACGATATTTTCCGGTGCCATTTGGAGCTAACTACCTAG
- a CDS encoding glycoside hydrolase domain-containing protein: protein MRYLLRLFFLLICFPTLAQTPTQQVNVFLGTSGDHGQLSPAASYPFSMLSLGPQTYPNTHTGYEHLARTFLGFTHTRFEGVGCQGAGGNLLVKPCLGPDPQQTQLLKKSEQAEPGYYSVTFANGIGAELTVGQRFGLHRYHFPAGAERTLYLDLAHSLANGFKQEEHATQDAALSGWIEAGTTCSAGTYRLYYYLELNQPAQWTAAGAHQLLVRLPATGAAEVEVRVAFSSVSVADAQATVQRQAHTSFEEVRRAASLAWNAQLARVQVQGEADRQGLFYSLLYRTLQSPYLVSEPDGRYRAIDGSLQKSKRPVYNGWAIWDNYHTQLPLFSLAYPNEFQDIAPSLANLYRYGKKNFATQHEPSPTVRTEHAIVVLLDAVRKGYAVDLRGIRDSLISEVERLDYSHPDKALESSYDAWALSEILGILKDKSLSAKYRQKALQYQDYWRKDFQDMTRPDVDRLPTRGLYQGTIWQYRWNVPFDIKGLQQMMGGEEAFRQQLDAFFAGDYYNHANETDLQAPTLYNATQQPWKSQALMHQLAADTVVQHYFNDNSRGIDPYIGRIYQNQPQAYLRTMDDDAGAMSAWYVLTACGLMPACVGQPVYYLNLPLFRQIKLQVAAKQPLVIEVENYAPARRYIQAARLNGKPLNRNWLTHQELAAGGTLVFVAADEPNRTWGTQQPWIATGQAEK, encoded by the coding sequence ATGCGCTATTTACTCCGGCTCTTTTTCCTGCTGATCTGTTTTCCTACCCTAGCTCAAACACCCACCCAGCAAGTCAATGTTTTTCTGGGGACGTCTGGTGACCACGGGCAGCTTTCGCCGGCGGCTTCTTACCCGTTCTCGATGCTCAGCCTGGGGCCGCAGACGTACCCCAACACGCACACCGGCTACGAGCACCTAGCCCGTACTTTCCTAGGGTTCACGCACACGCGCTTCGAAGGGGTGGGCTGCCAAGGCGCGGGCGGTAACCTGCTCGTAAAGCCTTGCCTAGGTCCTGACCCGCAACAAACGCAACTGCTCAAAAAGAGCGAACAAGCCGAACCTGGCTACTACAGTGTCACGTTTGCCAACGGCATAGGCGCCGAGCTAACCGTAGGCCAGCGCTTTGGCTTGCACCGCTACCACTTCCCCGCTGGCGCTGAGCGGACGCTGTACCTCGACCTAGCGCACTCCTTGGCCAACGGCTTTAAGCAGGAAGAACACGCCACGCAAGATGCTGCCCTCAGCGGCTGGATTGAAGCCGGCACGACGTGCAGCGCGGGTACGTACCGACTTTATTACTACCTCGAACTCAATCAGCCGGCGCAGTGGACGGCGGCCGGGGCGCACCAGTTGCTGGTCCGCCTGCCCGCCACAGGTGCCGCCGAGGTGGAGGTGCGCGTGGCTTTCTCCTCCGTGAGTGTTGCCGATGCGCAAGCTACGGTGCAGCGGCAGGCCCATACCTCGTTCGAGGAGGTGCGCCGGGCAGCCAGCCTAGCCTGGAATGCCCAGCTCGCTCGCGTGCAGGTGCAGGGCGAAGCGGACCGCCAAGGGCTGTTCTACTCGTTGCTCTACCGCACCTTGCAGTCGCCCTACCTCGTGTCGGAGCCAGACGGGCGGTACCGGGCCATCGATGGATCGCTGCAAAAGTCGAAGCGGCCGGTGTATAACGGATGGGCCATCTGGGACAACTACCACACGCAACTGCCGCTGTTCTCGCTGGCTTACCCCAACGAGTTTCAGGATATTGCGCCCTCGCTGGCCAACCTGTACCGCTACGGCAAAAAGAACTTTGCTACGCAGCACGAGCCTTCTCCCACGGTGCGCACCGAGCACGCCATTGTGGTGCTGCTGGACGCGGTGCGCAAAGGGTACGCCGTCGACCTGCGCGGCATTCGCGACTCGCTCATCAGCGAAGTCGAGCGGCTCGACTACTCCCACCCCGACAAGGCGCTAGAGTCGTCGTACGACGCATGGGCGCTGTCCGAAATCCTAGGTATTCTGAAGGACAAATCCTTGAGCGCCAAGTACCGGCAAAAGGCGTTGCAGTACCAAGACTACTGGCGCAAGGACTTTCAGGACATGACGCGCCCCGACGTGGACCGCCTGCCAACTCGGGGGCTGTACCAGGGCACCATCTGGCAGTACCGCTGGAATGTGCCCTTCGACATCAAGGGCTTGCAGCAAATGATGGGCGGTGAGGAGGCGTTTCGTCAACAGCTCGACGCGTTTTTTGCCGGCGACTACTACAACCACGCCAACGAAACGGACCTGCAAGCCCCCACGCTCTATAACGCTACGCAGCAGCCGTGGAAGTCGCAGGCACTCATGCACCAACTCGCCGCCGACACGGTGGTGCAGCACTACTTCAACGATAACAGCCGCGGCATCGACCCCTACATCGGGCGCATCTACCAGAACCAGCCCCAAGCTTACCTGCGCACCATGGACGACGATGCAGGCGCCATGTCGGCGTGGTACGTGCTAACGGCTTGCGGCCTGATGCCGGCCTGCGTGGGCCAACCTGTGTACTACCTGAACCTGCCCTTGTTCCGGCAGATCAAGCTACAAGTAGCGGCAAAGCAGCCCCTGGTCATCGAGGTGGAAAACTACGCGCCGGCCCGCCGCTACATCCAAGCCGCTCGCCTGAATGGCAAGCCTCTGAACCGCAACTGGCTCACGCACCAAGAGCTGGCGGCTGGTGGCACGCTGGTATTCGTGGCCGCCGACGAGCCTAACCGCACGTGGGGCACGCAGCAGCCGTGGATTGCCACGGGGCAGGCAGAAAAATAA
- a CDS encoding esterase family protein, protein MLSTCSSPTRMHREYHEWFSSALNRRMELLVFGTAGARVLFFPTRKAHFYDYENWGVVEALRPKIESGFLQLYCVDSIDAESLYCKAKHPAERIQRHLQYERYILDEVLPFSKSLNPNMFLIAAGCSMGAFHAVNLAFRHPQRFGRVVGMSGRYDLTQSMATFADLFQGYVDDDVYLNTPNRYIPQLSDDFYLQHLRRLDITFAIGAEDAFLADNFFLSQQLQTKHIDHELHVWEGEAHNPAAWKQMVNWYL, encoded by the coding sequence ATGCTCTCCACTTGTAGTTCGCCTACCCGTATGCACCGCGAGTACCACGAATGGTTCAGTTCGGCTTTGAATCGGCGCATGGAGCTGCTCGTCTTCGGGACGGCGGGTGCGCGGGTCTTGTTCTTTCCTACGCGGAAGGCGCATTTCTACGATTATGAGAACTGGGGCGTGGTGGAAGCTCTGCGGCCTAAGATCGAAAGCGGGTTCTTGCAGCTCTACTGCGTGGATAGCATCGACGCGGAAAGCCTGTATTGCAAAGCCAAGCACCCGGCCGAGCGGATTCAGCGCCACTTGCAGTACGAGCGCTACATTCTGGACGAGGTGCTGCCGTTCTCAAAAAGCCTCAACCCCAACATGTTTCTGATAGCTGCGGGCTGTAGCATGGGCGCTTTTCACGCCGTGAACCTAGCTTTTCGGCATCCGCAGCGCTTCGGCCGGGTAGTGGGCATGAGTGGCCGCTACGACCTGACCCAGTCCATGGCCACGTTCGCCGATTTATTCCAAGGCTATGTAGATGATGACGTGTACCTGAACACGCCCAACCGCTACATCCCGCAGCTCAGCGACGACTTCTACTTGCAGCACCTCCGCCGCCTAGATATCACCTTCGCTATCGGGGCGGAAGATGCGTTCTTGGCAGATAACTTCTTCCTGAGCCAGCAGCTCCAAACCAAGCATATCGACCATGAGCTGCATGTGTGGGAAGGGGAGGCTCATAACCCGGCAGCCTGGAAGCAAATGGTCAATTGGTACTTGTAG
- a CDS encoding LytTR family DNA-binding domain-containing protein, whose amino-acid sequence MLKLNVLAIDDEPLALRVITSHVRQIPFLHLVGTTTQPLDGLMRVQQGGIDLVFLDIQMATLTGLQFLHLLQGKCAVILTTAYPQYALDGYEYAVADYLLKPIAFDRLLKAAQRVYAQAATRPTPSPPELPKCLFVKTDHRLVKVDYADLWHIEGGKDYATVVTSTEKLLTLISLNQLAEQLPHPQFLRVHKSYIVALDKISVVERQRIYTDKAVIPIGDTYRAAFTRVVEGR is encoded by the coding sequence ATGCTGAAACTGAATGTCTTAGCCATCGATGACGAGCCCCTTGCCCTGCGCGTCATCACGAGCCACGTGCGGCAAATTCCGTTTTTGCACTTGGTAGGCACCACGACGCAGCCTTTAGACGGGCTCATGCGCGTGCAGCAAGGCGGCATCGATTTGGTATTTCTTGATATTCAGATGGCTACGCTCACCGGACTACAGTTTCTCCACCTCCTGCAAGGCAAATGTGCCGTCATTCTCACCACCGCCTACCCGCAATATGCCCTTGATGGCTATGAGTATGCCGTGGCCGATTACCTGCTCAAGCCCATTGCGTTCGACCGTTTGCTGAAAGCCGCGCAACGCGTATATGCCCAAGCTGCCACTCGGCCAACACCTAGCCCGCCGGAGCTGCCCAAGTGCTTGTTCGTGAAGACCGACCACCGTTTGGTAAAGGTTGATTACGCTGACCTCTGGCACATTGAGGGTGGCAAGGACTACGCTACCGTTGTTACCAGCACCGAAAAGCTCCTGACGCTGATCAGCTTAAATCAGCTCGCCGAGCAGCTGCCGCACCCGCAGTTCTTGCGCGTGCATAAGTCGTACATCGTGGCCTTGGACAAGATCAGCGTGGTAGAGCGCCAACGCATTTACACCGACAAGGCTGTGATACCCATCGGTGACACGTACCGGGCGGCATTTACCAGAGTGGTAGAGGGGCGCTAA
- a CDS encoding S41 family peptidase: protein MKPLALLPLLALSYLSHAQAPQPLFAQPTPAQAKADEKLFNSKAWNTPYKTNLSEDEKVAGLSKFWAEAKYNFAFFDKVPTLSWDSLYLAYLPKVRATTSMLRYYEVLQEMCAQLHDGHSNVYPPEELFAEAFEAPPVRTALIEGKVVLTEVRSPSLRQQGVVPGVEVLAIDGVPVRTYAQQRIAPYQSASTSQDREMRTYSARLLAGAANQPVTLSLQDAKGRQFTRTLARSGYSDAQSNQPPLLEVKVLKGNIGYVALNSFADKALLTQFADAYPQLKQTKALILDVRRNGGGNSDIGFSILKYLLDKPFQTTVWHTRDYRPSYRPWELPELWYGEAEAPVSPQGATPYAGKVVVLTSARTFSAAEDFAVAFDYAKRGLIIGEPTGGSTGQPLSFSLPGGGSARVCTKRDTYPDGKEFVGVGVQPQRVVHPTISDVRAGRDTVLESALHEIH, encoded by the coding sequence ATGAAGCCTCTTGCTTTGCTGCCTTTGCTAGCCTTGTCCTACCTATCGCACGCCCAAGCGCCACAGCCCTTATTCGCCCAACCTACTCCGGCTCAGGCGAAAGCCGATGAAAAGCTCTTCAACAGCAAGGCGTGGAACACGCCTTACAAAACCAACCTGAGCGAAGACGAGAAAGTAGCTGGCTTGTCGAAGTTTTGGGCAGAGGCCAAGTACAATTTTGCCTTCTTCGACAAGGTTCCGACCCTCTCATGGGATAGTCTTTATCTAGCTTACCTGCCCAAGGTGCGCGCTACCACTTCCATGCTGCGCTATTATGAAGTGTTGCAGGAAATGTGCGCTCAGCTTCACGATGGGCATAGCAATGTGTACCCGCCCGAGGAGCTTTTTGCGGAAGCCTTCGAAGCACCACCCGTTCGTACGGCCCTTATTGAAGGCAAAGTAGTTCTAACTGAGGTCCGTAGCCCTAGCTTGCGCCAACAGGGCGTGGTACCAGGGGTAGAAGTGCTAGCCATCGATGGCGTGCCTGTACGAACATACGCTCAGCAGCGGATAGCGCCTTACCAAAGCGCTTCTACGTCGCAAGACCGCGAGATGCGGACCTATTCCGCGCGCCTTTTAGCGGGTGCCGCCAACCAGCCCGTCACGCTGTCATTGCAAGATGCGAAAGGCCGCCAGTTTACCCGAACCCTAGCCCGCAGCGGCTACTCGGATGCCCAGAGCAACCAGCCGCCGCTGTTAGAAGTCAAGGTTCTGAAGGGCAACATTGGCTACGTAGCACTCAACTCTTTTGCCGACAAGGCCTTGCTGACCCAGTTCGCGGATGCCTACCCACAACTAAAACAAACCAAAGCCCTTATCCTCGATGTGCGCCGCAATGGCGGCGGCAACAGCGACATCGGCTTTAGTATTCTGAAGTATTTGCTCGACAAGCCTTTCCAAACCACCGTGTGGCACACTCGCGACTATCGGCCTTCGTACCGACCTTGGGAACTGCCCGAGCTATGGTACGGGGAAGCCGAAGCGCCCGTATCACCCCAGGGTGCCACTCCCTACGCCGGAAAAGTAGTGGTGCTGACTAGCGCCCGCACGTTCTCGGCCGCCGAGGACTTTGCCGTGGCCTTCGATTACGCGAAGCGTGGCCTCATCATCGGCGAGCCTACGGGCGGCAGCACCGGTCAGCCATTGTCCTTTAGCTTGCCCGGTGGCGGCTCAGCCCGTGTGTGCACCAAGCGCGACACCTACCCTGACGGGAAGGAGTTCGTCGGGGTAGGCGTGCAACCCCAGCGCGTGGTGCATCCTACCATCAGCGATGTGCGCGCTGGGCGTGATACCGTGTTGGAATCAGCCCTACACGAAATTCACTAG
- a CDS encoding serine hydrolase yields MKHLFVLFLLLGASFCSLAQRAQPAEAPKDLPELKARIQEVMEQEQIPGLMLAIATKDSVLFAGGFGEANLQTRVKVTAQTQFRLGSITKNFTALGILHLVHAGKLRLSDKLHDLAPEVPFQNAWEGTNPVRVVHLLEHTAGFEDVYLNKAFNFSGQDLHGLAAVQPFQKQLVSRWRPGERMAYSNADYIVLGYLIEKLAKQSWDTYLSQQLLQPLGMARTNFALHLKASAPQAQGYVMKQGRAVPVPLFVMLGNGADGALNSTAEDMARFIRFYLNDWQINGAPWLPSSYLQDMETVHSTLASRLGMRTGYGFGNHTSPLPHNLIFHGHRGAVVGFNAAFQYSRKLGVGYALAVNGGFNGARIEQLVAEYVTRNAPAPTLPAVVPLASEAVAPYLGFYQPSNPIQQRFAFLERLLGGAQLAQAGNALVLTRGRGRLDTLVQMSSSLFRNPQQASPVVTLGTDAEGVKTIILEDGAYYQQASLASLRLQQGLLLLGASALLGAVLAGIWWLGQAACRQLRWQELPVRLVPLLATLTLVVALSRLLRPEEDFFAFATVNATTLAIYLGTLLFAGLAGVEVLLLWRQWSTLSSRWTKSVLVFMTLGLGYLASWLLMHGLIGVRVWTW; encoded by the coding sequence ATGAAACACTTGTTCGTCTTGTTCTTACTGCTTGGCGCTAGCTTCTGCTCCTTGGCCCAACGAGCACAGCCAGCGGAAGCGCCGAAAGATCTGCCTGAACTCAAGGCCCGAATCCAGGAAGTGATGGAGCAAGAGCAGATTCCGGGATTGATGCTCGCTATTGCCACCAAGGACTCCGTGCTGTTTGCCGGTGGGTTTGGCGAGGCCAACCTTCAAACGCGTGTCAAGGTCACGGCGCAAACGCAGTTTCGGCTTGGCTCTATCACCAAAAACTTTACGGCGTTGGGCATCCTTCACCTGGTACACGCTGGCAAACTTCGTCTCTCCGATAAGCTTCATGACCTAGCGCCCGAGGTGCCGTTTCAGAATGCATGGGAAGGAACCAACCCGGTGCGTGTGGTGCATCTGCTGGAGCACACCGCTGGCTTTGAGGACGTGTACTTAAACAAAGCCTTCAACTTCTCGGGCCAAGACCTGCACGGCCTAGCTGCCGTGCAGCCGTTCCAAAAGCAACTTGTCAGCCGGTGGCGGCCCGGCGAGCGAATGGCGTATTCCAACGCGGATTACATCGTGCTCGGCTATCTGATTGAAAAGCTAGCAAAGCAGTCCTGGGATACGTACCTCAGCCAGCAGCTTTTGCAACCCTTGGGCATGGCGCGCACCAACTTCGCGTTGCATCTCAAGGCATCTGCGCCGCAGGCCCAAGGCTACGTGATGAAGCAGGGTAGAGCCGTGCCGGTGCCTCTCTTCGTGATGCTAGGTAATGGGGCTGATGGCGCCCTGAATTCTACCGCTGAGGACATGGCCCGCTTCATTCGTTTTTACCTGAACGACTGGCAGATCAATGGTGCGCCTTGGCTACCTAGCTCGTATTTGCAAGATATGGAAACGGTGCACAGCACCCTGGCTTCCCGCCTTGGCATGCGCACCGGCTACGGTTTCGGCAACCATACCAGCCCGCTTCCACACAATCTTATCTTTCATGGTCACCGCGGGGCGGTGGTCGGCTTCAATGCTGCCTTTCAATACAGCCGGAAGCTAGGGGTAGGTTATGCGCTGGCGGTGAATGGAGGCTTTAACGGCGCCCGCATTGAGCAACTAGTAGCTGAGTACGTGACCCGCAACGCGCCTGCACCAACGCTGCCTGCCGTCGTGCCGTTGGCGAGCGAAGCCGTGGCTCCGTACCTAGGTTTTTATCAACCTAGCAACCCAATACAACAGCGGTTTGCCTTCCTAGAGCGCCTGCTGGGTGGGGCGCAGCTCGCGCAAGCCGGCAATGCCCTCGTGCTGACAAGGGGCCGTGGCCGGCTTGATACGCTGGTACAGATGAGCAGCAGCTTGTTCCGCAATCCGCAACAAGCATCGCCAGTCGTAACTCTAGGCACTGATGCAGAAGGCGTTAAAACGATCATACTGGAAGATGGCGCCTACTACCAACAAGCTTCGTTGGCAAGCTTGCGCTTGCAGCAAGGGTTACTGCTGCTAGGAGCATCAGCGCTGTTGGGTGCCGTGCTAGCAGGAATCTGGTGGCTAGGGCAGGCGGCGTGTAGGCAGCTTCGTTGGCAGGAGCTTCCAGTGCGTTTGGTGCCACTGCTAGCTACGCTGACCTTGGTGGTGGCGCTCAGCCGATTGTTGCGGCCCGAGGAAGACTTCTTTGCTTTTGCCACCGTCAACGCGACGACGCTCGCTATCTACCTAGGTACTTTGTTGTTTGCTGGACTGGCCGGAGTAGAGGTCCTGCTCCTGTGGCGGCAGTGGTCAACGCTATCCAGCCGCTGGACCAAAAGCGTACTTGTTTTCATGACGCTAGGCCTAGGTTACTTAGCAAGCTGGCTGTTGATGCACGGCCTGATTGGGGTGCGCGTCTGGACGTGGTAA